In the Oncorhynchus keta strain PuntledgeMale-10-30-2019 chromosome 14, Oket_V2, whole genome shotgun sequence genome, one interval contains:
- the LOC118393809 gene encoding uncharacterized protein LOC118393809 isoform X1, producing MIMFILILCALSREAMVQTTAKKIFPAKIYWTSTGTIMEGSDLVVKCSTHGRKEDKVAYVYLCINGVAVDQKRTIQEDTLFTMKSVTGQQSGNYSCVFSKTLYPFSEVQGKGDNSLSIQVMDRILPADISLAGSRTVRKGDGVEFKCTISDPSFQTKNTSDLVHAYLSKYGSVVQIQVFDVESTEVTFTIKSFNKNDAGNYSCVIDLQSKTLKDKDRTFYGNNAVFLQVNVSWSHLIPLVSCVCFLLISSLIVGIWWLFIKQGALQCYRGRTPQQEENDAPMTGEGDDGTSSVEEESSDEFACDSEASGEEYQNLGEKCLGVEIETYNELEDTTYQEILVETRKIKHVMVRVQDAANQGPDAERYVC from the exons ATGATCATGTTCATCCTCATCCTGT GTGCCTTGTCAAGAGAGGCCATGGTCCAAACCACAG CCAAGAAGATTTTTCCAGCAAAGATCTATTGGACTTCTACAGGAACGATAATGGAGGGAAGTGACCTTGTGGTAAAATGTAGTACACATGGGCGCAAGGAAGACAAAGTGGCATATGTTTACTTGTGCATTAACGGAGTTGCAGTGGATCAGAAGAGAACTATACAAGAAGACACCCTTTTTACCATGAAAAGTGTTACTGGCCAACAGAGTGGCAATTACAGCTGTGTGTTCTCTAAAACCCTGTATCCATTCTCTGAAGTGCAGGGAAAAGGAGATAATTCACTTTCCATCCAGGTGATGG ACCGTATACTCCCTGCAGACATATCACTTGCAGGCTCAAGAACTGTGAGAAAGGGAGATGGTGTGGAGTTTAAGTGTACGATCTCAGACCCAAGTTTTCAAACAAAAAATACCAGTGACTTAGTTCACGCTTACCTCAGCAAGTATGGCTCTGTTGTTCAGATCCAGGTGTTTGACGTCGAGAGCACGGAGGTAACTTTTACGATTAAAAGTTTTAATAAGAACGATGCAGGTAACTACAGTTGCGTGATTGATCTGCAATCAAAAACCCtcaaagacaaagacagaacatTTTATGGAAATAATGCAGTATTTCTACAGGTTAATG TGTCCTGGAGTCACTTAATCCCACTCGTGTCCTGCGTCTGTTTTCTTCTGATCTCATCACTGATAGTGGGCATATGGTGGCTGTTCATTAAACAAG GAGCTTTACAATGTTATCGTGGAAG AACACCACAACAGGAGGAGAACGATGCGCCAATGACAGGGGAGGGTGACG ACGGAACGTCAAGCGTGGAGGAAGAATCCAG TGATGAATTTGCCTGTGACAGTGAGGCCA GTGGGGAGGAGTACCAGAATCTGGGTGAGAAATGTTTAG GTGTTGAGATTGAGACATACAATGAGCTGG AGGATACCACCTACCAAGAAATTCTG GTTGAAACACGGAAAATTAAACACGTTATGGTGCGTGTTCAAG ATGCAGCCAATCAAGGCCCAGATGCAGAAAGATATGTATGCTAA
- the LOC118393809 gene encoding uncharacterized protein LOC118393809 isoform X2, translating to MIMFILILCALSREAMVQTTAKKIFPAKIYWTSTGTIMEGSDLVVKCSTHGRKEDKVAYVYLCINGVAVDQKRTIQEDTLFTMKSVTGQQSGNYSCVFSKTLYPFSEVQGKGDNSLSIQVMDRILPADISLAGSRTVRKGDGVEFKCTISDPSFQTKNTSDLVHAYLSKYGSVVQIQVFDVESTEVTFTIKSFNKNDAGNYSCVIDLQSKTLKDKDRTFYGNNAVFLQVNVSWSHLIPLVSCVCFLLISSLIVGIWWLFIKQGALQCYRGRTPQQEENDAPMTGEGDDGTSSVEEESSDEFACDSEASGEEYQNLGVEIETYNELEDTTYQEILVETRKIKHVMVRVQDAANQGPDAERYVC from the exons ATGATCATGTTCATCCTCATCCTGT GTGCCTTGTCAAGAGAGGCCATGGTCCAAACCACAG CCAAGAAGATTTTTCCAGCAAAGATCTATTGGACTTCTACAGGAACGATAATGGAGGGAAGTGACCTTGTGGTAAAATGTAGTACACATGGGCGCAAGGAAGACAAAGTGGCATATGTTTACTTGTGCATTAACGGAGTTGCAGTGGATCAGAAGAGAACTATACAAGAAGACACCCTTTTTACCATGAAAAGTGTTACTGGCCAACAGAGTGGCAATTACAGCTGTGTGTTCTCTAAAACCCTGTATCCATTCTCTGAAGTGCAGGGAAAAGGAGATAATTCACTTTCCATCCAGGTGATGG ACCGTATACTCCCTGCAGACATATCACTTGCAGGCTCAAGAACTGTGAGAAAGGGAGATGGTGTGGAGTTTAAGTGTACGATCTCAGACCCAAGTTTTCAAACAAAAAATACCAGTGACTTAGTTCACGCTTACCTCAGCAAGTATGGCTCTGTTGTTCAGATCCAGGTGTTTGACGTCGAGAGCACGGAGGTAACTTTTACGATTAAAAGTTTTAATAAGAACGATGCAGGTAACTACAGTTGCGTGATTGATCTGCAATCAAAAACCCtcaaagacaaagacagaacatTTTATGGAAATAATGCAGTATTTCTACAGGTTAATG TGTCCTGGAGTCACTTAATCCCACTCGTGTCCTGCGTCTGTTTTCTTCTGATCTCATCACTGATAGTGGGCATATGGTGGCTGTTCATTAAACAAG GAGCTTTACAATGTTATCGTGGAAG AACACCACAACAGGAGGAGAACGATGCGCCAATGACAGGGGAGGGTGACG ACGGAACGTCAAGCGTGGAGGAAGAATCCAG TGATGAATTTGCCTGTGACAGTGAGGCCA GTGGGGAGGAGTACCAGAATCTGG GTGTTGAGATTGAGACATACAATGAGCTGG AGGATACCACCTACCAAGAAATTCTG GTTGAAACACGGAAAATTAAACACGTTATGGTGCGTGTTCAAG ATGCAGCCAATCAAGGCCCAGATGCAGAAAGATATGTATGCTAA
- the LOC118393808 gene encoding neuronal acetylcholine receptor subunit alpha-3-like encodes MNAQFFFIFSSCSFFFPHLSGGSCSEAEHRLFSVIFSSYNQYIRPVENVSEPVIVQFEVSMSQLVKVDEVNQIMETNLWLRHIWNDYKLRWDPKNFGGVEFIRVPSSRIWKPDIVLYNNAVGDFQVDDKTKALLRYNGDVTWIPPAIFKSSCKIDVTYFPFDYQNCTMKFGSWTYDKAKIDLVLIGSTINLHDFWESGEWTIINAPGYKHDIKYNCCEEIYTDITYSLYIRRLPLFYTINMIIPCLLISFLTVLVFYLPSDCGEKITLCISVLLSLTVFLLVITETIPSTSLVIPLIGEYLLFTMIFVTLSIVITVFVLNVHYRTPKTHTMPCWVRSVFLGLLPRVMFMTRPERNPERLPGGMVQQLMPPASRPCVVYTTGTMQGQQKPQALVSTVAASVLPSLAQRQRLFISTELTNLNNLSLGGGGGGDSVNAGSSFLCREGRCNCCWRQRSTKLPTETGGGGGGVGSIGTHSGGGSAGIGGVCGGGGSSCSSSESLNGRLRTLSPHFSPEVREAMESVKYIAENMRIQNEAKEVQDDWKYVAMVIDRIFLWVFILVCILGTAGLFIQPLLLFNM; translated from the exons ATGAACGCCCaatttttcttcattttttccTCCTGTTCGTTCTTTTTTCCCCATTTGTCGG GAGGCTCCTGCTCTGAGGCAGAACACAGGTTGTTCTCAGTGATATTCTCCAGCTACAATCAGTACATCCGTCCAGTGGAGAATGTGTCTGAACCAGTTATCGTGCAGTTTGAGGTGTCCATGTCCCAGCTGGTCaaagtg GATGAAGTTAACCAGATTATGGAGACAAACCTGTGGCTGAGACAT ATCTGGAATGACTACAAACTGAGGTGGGATCCCAAAAACTTTGGAGGAGTGGAGTTCATTCGAGTGCCTTCTAGCAGGATATGGAAGCCAGATATCGTGCTGTACAATAA TGCAGTGGGAGATTTCCAGGTGGACGATAAGACCAAGGCCCTGCTTCGCTACAATGGGGATGTGACCTGGATCCCTCCGGCCATCTTCAAGAGCTCCTGCAAGATTGACGTTACCTACTTCCCCTTCGACTACCAGAACTGCACCATGAAGTTTGGCTCTTGGACGTATGACAAGGCCAAGATAGACCTGGTTCTGATTGGCTCCACCATCAACCTCCATGACTTCTGGGAGAGTGGCGAGTGGACGATTATCAACGCCCCGGGTTACAAACACGACATCAAGTACAACTGCTGTGAGGAGATCTACACAGACATCACCTACTCCCTGTACATCAGACGGCTGCCTCTCTTCTACACCATCAACATGATCATCCCCTGTCTGCTCATCTCCTTTCTCACTGTGCTGGTCTTCTACCTGCCTTCTGACTGTGGGGAGAAGATCACCCTCTGTATCtccgtcctcctctccctcactgtgTTCCTCCTGGTCATCACCGAAACCATCCCGTCTACGTCTCTGGTCATCCCCCTCATCGGGGAGTACCTCCTCTTCACCATGATCTTCGTCACCCTCTCCATTGTCATCACCGTGTTCGTGCTGAACGTGCACTACCGCACGCCCAAGACCCACACCATGCCGTGCTGGGTGCGCAGTGTCTTCCTGGGGCTTCTACCCAGGGTCATGTTCATGACCCGGCCGGAGAGGAACCCTGAGAGGCTGCCTGGGGGGATGGTTCAGCAGCTGATGCCCCCAGCCTCGCGGCCCTGTGTGGTCTACACCACAGGAACCATGCAGGGGCAGCAGAAGCCCCAGGCCCTGGTCTCCACCGTGGCTGCCAGTGTGCTCCCAAGTCTGGCCCAGCGACAGCGCCTCTTCATCAGCACGGAGCTCACCAACCTCAATAACCTTAGCcttggtgggggtggtggtggtgactcgGTTAATGCAGGCTCCAGCTTCCTGTGTCGTGAGGGACGCTGCAACTGCTGCTGGCGCCAGAGGTCCACCAAGCTGCCCACTGAGacgggaggagggggtggaggggtggggagCATCGGGACCCACAGTGGAGGAGGGTCTGCTGGGATTGGGGGGGTTTGTGGAGGCGGTGGAAGCTCCTGCTCCAGCTCAGAGTCTCTGAATGGCAGGCTGAGGACTCTGTCCCCTCACTTCTCACCGGAGGTCAGGGAGGCCATGGAAAGTGTCAAGTATATCGCCGAAAACATGAGAATACAGAACGAAGCCAAGGAG GTCCAGGATGACTGGAAGTACGTTGCCATGGTGATCGACAGGATATTCCTGTGGGTGTTCATCTTGGTGTGTATCCTGGGGACCGCTGGGCTCTTTATCCAGCCCCTCCTATTGTTCAATATGTGA
- the LOC118393809 gene encoding uncharacterized protein LOC118393809 isoform X3 yields MIMFILILCALSREAMVQTTAKKIFPAKIYWTSTGTIMEGSDLVVKCSTHGRKEDKVAYVYLCINGVAVDQKRTIQEDTLFTMKSVTGQQSGNYSCVFSKTLYPFSEVQGKGDNSLSIQVMDRILPADISLAGSRTVRKGDGVEFKCTISDPSFQTKNTSDLVHAYLSKYGSVVQIQVFDVESTEVTFTIKSFNKNDAGNYSCVIDLQSKTLKDKDRTFYGNNAVFLQVNVSWSHLIPLVSCVCFLLISSLIVGIWWLFIKQGALQCYRGRTPQQEENDAPMTGEGDDGTSSVEEESSDEFACDSEASGEEYQNLGEKCLGVEIETYNELEDTTYQEILVSC; encoded by the exons ATGATCATGTTCATCCTCATCCTGT GTGCCTTGTCAAGAGAGGCCATGGTCCAAACCACAG CCAAGAAGATTTTTCCAGCAAAGATCTATTGGACTTCTACAGGAACGATAATGGAGGGAAGTGACCTTGTGGTAAAATGTAGTACACATGGGCGCAAGGAAGACAAAGTGGCATATGTTTACTTGTGCATTAACGGAGTTGCAGTGGATCAGAAGAGAACTATACAAGAAGACACCCTTTTTACCATGAAAAGTGTTACTGGCCAACAGAGTGGCAATTACAGCTGTGTGTTCTCTAAAACCCTGTATCCATTCTCTGAAGTGCAGGGAAAAGGAGATAATTCACTTTCCATCCAGGTGATGG ACCGTATACTCCCTGCAGACATATCACTTGCAGGCTCAAGAACTGTGAGAAAGGGAGATGGTGTGGAGTTTAAGTGTACGATCTCAGACCCAAGTTTTCAAACAAAAAATACCAGTGACTTAGTTCACGCTTACCTCAGCAAGTATGGCTCTGTTGTTCAGATCCAGGTGTTTGACGTCGAGAGCACGGAGGTAACTTTTACGATTAAAAGTTTTAATAAGAACGATGCAGGTAACTACAGTTGCGTGATTGATCTGCAATCAAAAACCCtcaaagacaaagacagaacatTTTATGGAAATAATGCAGTATTTCTACAGGTTAATG TGTCCTGGAGTCACTTAATCCCACTCGTGTCCTGCGTCTGTTTTCTTCTGATCTCATCACTGATAGTGGGCATATGGTGGCTGTTCATTAAACAAG GAGCTTTACAATGTTATCGTGGAAG AACACCACAACAGGAGGAGAACGATGCGCCAATGACAGGGGAGGGTGACG ACGGAACGTCAAGCGTGGAGGAAGAATCCAG TGATGAATTTGCCTGTGACAGTGAGGCCA GTGGGGAGGAGTACCAGAATCTGGGTGAGAAATGTTTAG GTGTTGAGATTGAGACATACAATGAGCTGG AGGATACCACCTACCAAGAAATTCTGGTGAGCT GTTGA
- the LOC118393809 gene encoding uncharacterized protein LOC118393809 isoform X4, giving the protein MIMFILILCALSREAMVQTTAKKIFPAKIYWTSTGTIMEGSDLVVKCSTHGRKEDKVAYVYLCINGVAVDQKRTIQEDTLFTMKSVTGQQSGNYSCVFSKTLYPFSEVQGKGDNSLSIQVMDRILPADISLAGSRTVRKGDGVEFKCTISDPSFQTKNTSDLVHAYLSKYGSVVQIQVFDVESTEVTFTIKSFNKNDAGNYSCVIDLQSKTLKDKDRTFYGNNAVFLQVNVSWSHLIPLVSCVCFLLISSLIVGIWWLFIKQGALQCYRGRTPQQEENDAPMTGEGDDGTSSVEEESSDEFACDSEASGEEYQNLGVEIETYNELEDTTYQEILVSC; this is encoded by the exons ATGATCATGTTCATCCTCATCCTGT GTGCCTTGTCAAGAGAGGCCATGGTCCAAACCACAG CCAAGAAGATTTTTCCAGCAAAGATCTATTGGACTTCTACAGGAACGATAATGGAGGGAAGTGACCTTGTGGTAAAATGTAGTACACATGGGCGCAAGGAAGACAAAGTGGCATATGTTTACTTGTGCATTAACGGAGTTGCAGTGGATCAGAAGAGAACTATACAAGAAGACACCCTTTTTACCATGAAAAGTGTTACTGGCCAACAGAGTGGCAATTACAGCTGTGTGTTCTCTAAAACCCTGTATCCATTCTCTGAAGTGCAGGGAAAAGGAGATAATTCACTTTCCATCCAGGTGATGG ACCGTATACTCCCTGCAGACATATCACTTGCAGGCTCAAGAACTGTGAGAAAGGGAGATGGTGTGGAGTTTAAGTGTACGATCTCAGACCCAAGTTTTCAAACAAAAAATACCAGTGACTTAGTTCACGCTTACCTCAGCAAGTATGGCTCTGTTGTTCAGATCCAGGTGTTTGACGTCGAGAGCACGGAGGTAACTTTTACGATTAAAAGTTTTAATAAGAACGATGCAGGTAACTACAGTTGCGTGATTGATCTGCAATCAAAAACCCtcaaagacaaagacagaacatTTTATGGAAATAATGCAGTATTTCTACAGGTTAATG TGTCCTGGAGTCACTTAATCCCACTCGTGTCCTGCGTCTGTTTTCTTCTGATCTCATCACTGATAGTGGGCATATGGTGGCTGTTCATTAAACAAG GAGCTTTACAATGTTATCGTGGAAG AACACCACAACAGGAGGAGAACGATGCGCCAATGACAGGGGAGGGTGACG ACGGAACGTCAAGCGTGGAGGAAGAATCCAG TGATGAATTTGCCTGTGACAGTGAGGCCA GTGGGGAGGAGTACCAGAATCTGG GTGTTGAGATTGAGACATACAATGAGCTGG AGGATACCACCTACCAAGAAATTCTGGTGAGCT GTTGA